The window ATCTTCTCCACGCGCGCCTTCTGGACCTCGGTCTCGGTGGGGATGGTGCCGATCATGCGCGTCCACGCGAATGGCGAGATGCAGTTCGCGGTGACGTTGTAGCGCGCCATGTCCAGCGCCGTGACCTTGGTCAGGCCGACGATGCCCAGCTTGGCCGCGGCGTAGTTGGCCTGGCCCACGTTGCCGACGAGGCCGGAGGTCGAGGTCATGTTGATGATGCGACCGGAGCGCTGCTCCCGCATGCGGGGCGTGGCGGCCCGGGTGACGGCGAACGCCCCCTTCAGGTGCGTGTCGATGACGCCGTCCCACTCCTCCTCGGTCATGTTGAAGACCATGCGATCGCGCAGGATGCCCGCGTTGTTGACGACGATGTCGACGCGGCCGAAGGCGTCGACCGCGGTCTCGACGATCCGCTGGCCGCCGGCCATCGTGGCCACCGAGTCGTAGTTGGCGACCGCCCGCCCGCCGGCCCCTTTGATCTCCCCGACCACCTCATCGGCCGGCATCGGCGATCCCCCCTGCCCCGACTCCGTGCCGCCGATGTCGTTGACCACGACCAGCGCGCCCAGCCGGGCCATCAGCAGCGCGATCTCGCGGCCGATGCCACGTCCGGCGCCGGTCACCACCGCCACCTTGTCCCTGAGGATCATGCGAGCCCCCCGCGCTGCCGAGTGAAAAGCGGAGCAGACGATAGCACGAACGGCGCCGCTCCGGCCGCCTCGCTGAGTCGGAGGGGGCAGACGTTACGGCCCCCTCCCGAACCACCCCAATGGTTGCGCGGGCGAAGCCCGCGCTCGAACGGTGGTTCCTCCGACGCGCGCCTAGTGTCTCCGGGCGTCCAGCGCGGCGACGTAGGCGGCGCCGAAGACGAACACGACCGCCGAGTAGTACACGAACATCACAAGCGCGCCCAGCACGCCCAGCGGCCCGTAGATCTGGTCGTAGAGCCCGACCTCGCGGATGTAGAGGCGGAAGAGCTGCTTGGCCACCTCCCACAGCAGGCTCGTCAGCACGGCCCCGGCGAGCGCCGCTCCCACCCGCACCCGCCGGTAGGGGACGAACCGGTACCCCAGGTAGAACATCAGGGCCGAAAAGCCGACGCTGACGACGATCGCGACGGCGTGAATCCACTGGCTCGGCGTCTGAATCGGCTCCAGGACGAAGGTTTGAAACCACTGCGCCATCCACGTCGCGACCGTGGCCCCGAAGAGGAGCCCGGCCAGCAGCAGCACCATGCCGGCGTCGACGAAGAAGTTGCGGAGGGCGTTGTGGGAGCCGCGAAGCCCCAGCATCCGGTGCATCACCAGGCGGGCGGCCCCGAAGAGCGACGTCGAGAAGAGCACCAGGATTCCGGTCCCCACCAGGCCCGAGGCCGTGCGGGTCTGGACGATGCGCAGCAGTACGCGCGTGAGCTCGCGCTCGTAGACCGGGAAGTTGCGCGCGAGCTGCCCGACCACCTCCCGGGCGGCATCCTCCGTCGAGAGGACGAAGCCGACCGCGGAGACGCCCAGGAGCGTGACCGGGATCATGCAGACCAGAAAGAAGAACGCGAGCCCGGCGGCCAGGAAGAAGCCGTCGTTGGTGTAGAACCGATAGACCGCGCCGCGAAGCCCGCCGAGCACCGGTGTCAGAGGATGCCGCGCACGAGCCCGCCGTCGACCTGGATCGTGACGCCGGTGATGTAGGAGGCCCGCTCCGAGGCCAGGAAGACGACCACGTTGGCGAACTCCTCCGGGCTGCCGATCCGGCGCAGCGGGATCTCGGCACTGCTCTTCTTGACGTATTCCTCCGTGGGGAGGCCGGCCTGCTTGGCGCCGCCCAGGAAGCGATCGGTCATGATGCGGCCCGGGCATACGGTGTTGATCAGGATGTTGTCCTTTCCCAGATCGGCCGACAGCGTCTTGACCAGTCCGGCCACGCCGGGCCGGACCGCGTTGGACAGCAGCAACCCCTCCACCGGCTGCTTGACCGACACCGACTGGATCGTGAGGATGCGGCCCCACTTCCGCTGCCGCATCGAGGGCACGACCTCGCGGATCAGCCGTACGACCGACAGGAGCGACACCTCGAAGGCTCCAAACCACTGCTCGTCGGTCATGTCGGCGAGGCCGCCCCGGGGCGGACCCCCGCAGTTGGCCACCAGGATGTCGACGGCCCCGAAGGCCTCCGTCGTGCGCGCCACTAGCGCCGTGACGTCGGCCGCCTTGGTCACGTCGGCGCGCATGGCCAGGACCTCGGCGCCGGTCTTGGCGCGGACCTCGTCGGCCGCCGTCTTCAGATCTTGGTCGCCGCGCGCGCACATCATGACTCGCGCGCCTTCCGCCGCCAGGCCGAGGGCGCAGGCCTTGCCCATCCCCTTGCTCGCCGCCGTCACCAGCGCCGCCTTGCCCTTGAGTCCGAGGTCCATGAGCCTGCTCCTCTCCGGGAAGGGCTCAGCGCCCTCCGAGATGATGATGGAAGAATTCGGCGACCCGCCGGCGGGCGTCGGCTGCGGCCCGGCGGTCATAGCCGACGGTCGCCCCGCAGCACCCGCTCGGCTTGTTGTCGTTGGCCACGTCGGGGAGAAACATCCGCGGCTGGCCCTCCACGTCGAAGTAGTGAACCGCGCCGGGATAGAGTACGATCGCGACGTCGGCGCCCCGCGCGCGCATAGCCTCCGCCATCGCCAGGCAGGGCCCCGGAATCGTCCAGTCGTCGGCGTCGCCTAGCAGAACGAGCAGCGGGCGGACCGCCAGCTCCTTCACCAGTGACGGGCAGCCCCCCGGATACACCGCCACGGCGGCCCGGAAGCCGGGCGCGGGCAGGGTGACGCCCCGCCTCATGGCGCGCTCGTGAGTGGGGCCGTTCACGAGCGCCATGGCGAAGACGCCGCCGTTGGACCAGCCGATGACGCCCACGCCGTTCCGATCGACGGACGGCAGCCCGTGCAGGAACCGCAGCGCGCCGACGGCGTCGTCGAAGCGTTCGGTGTTGGGCAGGTCCGGCGACTCCGGCGAGCAGCCCTCCGACATCCCGCGCGCCGCCCAGCTGTCCACCACCAGCGCGACGTATCCCCGATCCCGGAACCACAGCGCCCAGTCGTGCGTCGACGCCGACACGCCGTGGCAGCCGTGGAGCAGGACGACGGCGGGGAAAGGTCCGCGACCCCGCGGCAGCGAGAGCCAACCGGGGACCGGGCGCAGCGCGCCCGGCGTGGCGTTGGGGAACTGCACCAGCGAGGCGGCGCAGCCGGCGCTGAGCACGCAGGCCCCGAGCGCCGCCATCAGGGGGCGGAGCATGGCTTTGAGCATACATCGGCGCCCGGGTAGAATCCGAGTCGATGACGGACCCCGTCCGCGCGATCACCTACTCCGACTATCTCTGACCGTGGTGCTACCCGGCGGCGGTCCGCCTCCAGCGCCTGGTCGAGGAGTTCGGCGGTCGATTCACGCTCGAGCACCGCGCGTTCCCGCTCCGTCCCGCGCCTGACCCCTCGGTCACCTTCCAGGGCACCTATCGGGAGGAGGCCTGGCGGCGCTGCGCGCAGATGTCGGCCGGCGACGGGATCGTCTTCAACGCTTGGCCACACGCGGGCCACTATCCCCACTGGAGCCTTCCCGCCCTGGAGGCCGCCAAGTGCATCGCCCGGCAAGGCCCGGAGGCCTTCGGGCGCATCCACCTGCGCCTCTACGAGGCGTTCTTCACGCGGAGCCGGAACATCGCGGATCCCGGCGAGGTCGTGACGATCGTCGCCGAGGCCGGTATCGACACCGAGCGGTTCGTCGCCGATTACCGCGCGGGCATCGGGCGCGACGAGGTGATCAAGGATTACCAGGCGGCGATGGAGGAGGGCGTCCGGGCGATTCCCGGCGTGATCTTCCCGGCGACCGGACAGGCGCTGGTGGGCCTGGCCGACCTCGCACAGTATCGCGCCGCAGTCGAGGAAGCCGCGCGCTGCTGACCCTCGAGCGGACGCCGCTCCTCTTCGGACGCGACGCCACGCCCGGCGTCCTGGCACTCGGGCTCGCCGCGACCGGCGACGCCATCCGGCTGCATCGACGGGCGGCGGGCGGCGTCACGGTGGAGACCGCGTCGTTTTCCCCGTTCCTCCTGGCCGCGGACGCGGAGCTGCTCCGTGAGGGCCCGGGCTTGGTCGCCCTGAACGAGCTGGCCGGCTCCGGGGCTCTGCGCTGGATCGCCCGCTACCGTTCCTGGGGCGGGGCGCTGGCCGCGCGTGACCGCTGCCGCGAGCGCTCCGGCCAGCTCGCCTTCGCGCCCGGCGCGCCCTACCGGTTCTTCCCTGATCCCGTCCACCAGTACCTGCTGCTGACCGGACGCACGTCGTTCGGCGGACTCACCTTCGCCGACCTCCGCCGGGTGGCGCTCGACATCGAAGTGCTCACCTCGGAGGGCTTCGAGTTCCCCAACGCGGCGCGGCCGGGCGACCGCATCGTGGCCATCGCGCTCGCCGACTCGACCGGCTTCCGCCACGTGATCCGTGGCGATCGGCTGGACGAGCGCGAGCTCCTCCAGGAATGCGTCCGCCTCGTCCGGGAGCGGGACCCCGACGTGATCGAGGGCCACAACATCTTCCGCTTCGACCTCAAGTACCTGGAGGCCCGGGCCCAGCGACACGGGGTGGTCCTGGCCTGGGGGCGCGACGGCAGCGCCCTGGGGGGACGGCCCTCGCGCCTGCAGATCGCCGAGCGGACCATCGGCTACCGCCGCTACGAGGTGGCGGGTCGCCACATCATCGACACCTGGATCCTCGCCCAGCTCCACGACGTCGGCGCCCGGGACCTGCCCTCGTTCGGGCTCAAGGAGATCGCGCGCCATCTCGGCGTTGCCGCCGAAGATCGCACCTACGTCGATCCCGCCACCATTTCCCGGGAATTCCGGGAGGCCCCCGATCGCTTGATGGCCTATGCGCTCGACGACGTCGTCGAGACGCTTGCCGTGTCGGCGATCCTCTCGCCGCCGTACTTCGCCCAGGCCCAGGTGGTGCCCTTCGACTACCAGTCGACCGTGCTGCGCGGGGCGGCGGCCAAGATCGACGCCCTGCTGCTGCGCGAGTACCTGCACCGCGGCCACGCCGTGCCCCTGCCGCGCCCCGGCGGCGCCGTCGGCGGCGGCCTCGTCGCGATCTTCCACCAGGGGGTCGCCCGCCCCGTGCTCCACGTCGACGTCACCTCCCTCTATCCCTCGCTGATGCTGGCCGGCGGCATCGCCCCCCAGTCCGACGAGCTGGGAATCTTTCCCGATCTCTTGCGTTACCTCACCGAGTTCCGCGTGAGGGCCAAGCGCCTGGCCGCGGGCTCCGCCGACCCTGGCGAGCGCGGGCATTTGCTGGCCCTGCAGCAGTCGTTCAAGATCCTGATCAACGCCTTCTACGGCTACCTGGCCTTCGCCGGAGGGCACTTCAACGACTTCGAGGCGGCCAATCGCGTCACGGCGGAGGGCCGTGCCACCGTCAGCGCGATCATCGAGCGGCTCGCCGCCCTGGGAGCCACGGTCCTCGAGGCCGACACGGACGGCGTCTACTTCACGCCGCCGTCGGGCCACGCGCCGGCCGACGACGAGCCGCTGCTCGAGAAGATCGCCGGCGCGCTCGGACCCGGAATCCACCTCGAGCTGGACGGGCGCTACGCGGCGATGTTCAGTTACAAGCTCAAGACCTACGCGCTGCTCGACGCGCAGGGGCGCGTCAACCTGAAGGGCTCAGCCTTCCGGTCCCGCGGGCTCGAGCCCTTCCAGCGGCATCTCATCGAGGAGGTCGTGCGCCTGCTGCTGATCGGTCGCGCGGCGGAGGTCAAGGCCGTCGTCGACCGCTGGATGCAGGATTTCGCCGCGCGCCGGGTGCCCCCGCGCGCCTTCGCCCGCACCGAGACGCTCGGGGAGACGCTGGAGGCGTACCGTGAGCGGGTCCGCGCGGGAGCCCGGAATCCCTCGGCCGCCTATGAGCTGGCCACGGCGGCCGGCCGCGCCTGGCAACCCGGCGACCAGGTTTCCTACTACGTGGCGGGGCGCGGCGCCGGGGTGGCGGTGAACGAGTGCGCCAGGCTCCTGGCGGCGTGGGATCCTGCCCGTCGCGACGAAAACGTCGAGTACTACCAGGCGAAGGTCGTGGAGATCTGGGAGCGGTTTCGGCCATTCGTCGAGCACGACGGCCTCCGTCCCCCCGCCGACGACGCCGACGCATCGCCCCAGCTCACGCTCTTCTGATCCACACCGGGGAGCGCTCGCTCTCCATTTAAAATGGTGGGCGCGATCACACCGTCATGTGTTGAGCCCGACGGCCACGATAAAACCCCGGGGAGGGGTCCCGCCCCGGGGTTGCCGCTCAGCGAATCAGCGGCGCCAGCCGCCTCCGCCGCCGCCCGGCCGTGAGCCGCGCCCACCACGATCACCACCCCCGCCCCCCGGACCGCGCTGGGGTTGAGGGCGCGCCTCGTCGACGACGAGATTGCGGTCTCGGAACAGCCGACCGTTGAGCATCTCGATCGCCTTGGTCGCCTCCTCCTTGGTGGCCATCTCCACGAACCCGAACCCGCGCGGCCTACCGGTGAACTGGTCCGTGATGATGCGGACCGTTTCAACGGTGCCGGCCTGAGCGAACAGCTCGCGCAGATCCTCCTCCGTGGCCTGGAACGAGAGATTACCGACGAAAAGCTTTGCGGGCATCGCGCGAACCTCCTGCCCTCAATGAAAGCGGCGCCCTATGGAACGTGCCGAGCCTCCCCCGACTCCCGTGGGTCAAGAGTAGTTACAGGAGGGAACGCCTGTCAAGGTAGGTTGCACTATCCCTTTTGTAGAAACTCGCCCACCGCCCCCAGAAAGGTCTCGGGCGCCTCCAGGTGCGGAAAATGGGCGCAGCCGTCGACGACCGCCAGCCTCGCCCCGGCAATGGCCCTCGCCAGGTACTCCGAGTGGTACGGCGGGGTCAACCGGTCCTGGCGCCCCACCAGCACCAGGGTGGGTGCCGCCACTCTGGCGAGATCGCCGCGCATGTCGTGGGCGACGCAGGCTCCCACGGCGGACCGGAGGGAGGCCACCTCCGCGCGAGCGACCCGTGCCCGGTACGCCTCGATCGCCTCAGGGTGCTCGCGGACATAACCGTCGGAATAGACCTGGGGAATCGCCGCGTCGGCATACGCGCGCAGGTCGCCGCGTTCCAGCAACGCCAGCCGCTCGCGCATCATCCCGACGAAGTCGGGGTGCGGAAACCCCCAGGTGTCGACCAGCACCAGCTTCCGGACCCGCTCGGGATGATCGGCGGCCAGGCGCATCGCCACGGCGCCGCCGAGGGAGAGGCCGAGGAGGTCCGCGCGCTGAACCCCGAGCGCACCCAGGGCCGCCCGCCAGTCATCCGCGAGCAGACGGACCGTGTAGGGGCCCCCCGGCTTGTCCGAGCCGCCATGACCACGATGATCCCCCGCCAGCACGCGCCGCGAGGCGGAGAGCGCCGGGAGCACGGGCTGCCACATCTCGTGGGAACCGCCGACGCCGTGGAGCAGGACCAGCGGCGGCTCCCCCTGGCCCGCCTCGACGTAGTTGAGGTGGACGTTGTTGGCGCGGAGGCGCGGCATCACTCCCTCCCGGGCTCGATGTCTCGCCCGATCCCCCGCTCGAGATCGCCGCACTCGATCCGCGCCTGCTCGCCGGAATCGACCGGTGCGAGCGCCATGGGCAAGAGACGCGCGACCGCGTCTTCCGTGATGAGGCGCACCGTGGAGCTCACCGCGCGCGACCGCGCCCGCGCGGGAAGCGCGGGATGGCGGCCGGATCCAGGGTCGGCAGGCCCTCGATCGATTCCCGGACGGCCCGCGCGAACGATGCGAGCTGGAGCCCGCCCAGGCGGCGCCCCTCCAGGCGCGCTCCCCCTTCCGCGAGCAGCGCGCGGGCGCCGCTGGCGTTGCCGTTGGCGAGATGCTGATAGCCGACGGCGATCTGGATCAACCCTTGAAGGGCCTCGCGGTCGTCGCCCGTCGCCCGAGTCCAGTGGGGCTCGAGCAGCTCGTGGACCTCGAAGCCGAGCCCGGCGTCGAAGAGGGTGGCCGCCGCCGCCAGCGCGTCGTCGAGGCGGGATCCGGCCGGCCCCAGCGGCAACGCGCGCACCGCTTCGCTCGCCCGCTGGGCCCGGAGCCGCAGCAGCCTGGCCTGACCGCGCTCGTCGGGGCCGAGCCAGTCGGACTCGGCGGCGCCGCCGCGCGCCAGCCGCTCGAGCCCATGGCGGGCCTCGGCGTCGTGCAGGGACTGCAAGATCGTCTCGGCCAGGCGATTGCGCGCGCGCCAGGGCAGCGTCGGGATCACAGGACGCCGGAGGGCGTCGATTGGCCGGCGGGCGTCGGCGCGCGGCGGAGAGCGCGCGCGGGCAGCCGCTCCACGCGGCTGCCGGCGATCAGGTCGTGCAGCGCCCGCTTGTCACGGCGCAGCCCCGCCATGACGAAGCCGAGCCCCAGCGGCAGCGAAGAGACGAAGTAGGCGAGGTACCGGAGAAACGCCCCACCCACCGGCAGCAACTCACCGTCGATGGCGACGACGCGGATGCCGACCGCCATCTTGCCCACCGTCTGCCCGCCGAGGGCGTGGAGCACGGTCGTGTAGAGGACGGTGAAGAGCCACGCGAACGCCACCGCGACGACCTGGACGGCGATGGCCTCTTCCGTCTGGCGTCCCCCCAGACGTCCGGCCACGAAGCGGAGCGAGGCCAGCACGAGGAAGAACACGATGGAGTCGATCAGCAGCGCGACGACGCGGATCCAGAAGCCGGCCGGGCGGGGTTCGCTCCAAGCGCGCTCGTTCACGGCGTGTATAATATCGCCATGATTTCGGTGCGGGATGGTCAAAATCGCATCCTCGCACAGGTCACGCAGCGCACCTCGCCGGAGCTCGTTCCCCTCGCCGATGCGCGCGATCGTGTGCTCTGGGAAGCCGCCCGTGCGTCCTTCGACGTGCCGCCGACGGACAACTCCGCCGTCGATGGCTACGCGGTGTCGAGCGCCGACATCCCGGCTCGAGACAGCCGCGAGCTGATCGTGGTCGGCGATCTCCCCGCCGGTTCCGTCTTCGACGGCGTGATCCCGCCCGGGCAGGCCATCCGCATCATGACGGGCGCCCCGATGCCGGCGGGCCCGGACACGGTCTATCCCCAGGAGAGCGTCGAGCGCGTGGGCGATCGCATCCGCGTGCCGCCGATCGCCAGGGGCGCCAACGTCCGCCGGCGCGGCGAGGACGTGGCCAGCGGCACGGTCGTGATCGAGGCGGGCGCCGTCCTGCGTCCGCAAGAGCTGGGGCTCCTGGCCTCGCTCGGCCAGCGTCAGGTGCTGGTGAGTCAACCGCCGCGCGTCGCGCTGCTCTCCACCGGCGACGAGGTGGCCGAGCCCGGCGCAATCCGCAAGCCCGGGCAGATCTATGACGCGAACCGCTTCACGCTGCGCGGGCTGAGCGAGCAGTGTGGCGGCGTGGTGACCGACCTCGGGATCGTGCCCGACCAGCGCGATCGCCTCCGCGCGCGGCTGCTGGAGGCGGCGGAGGTCGCGGACCTCGTCATCACCTCCGGCGGCGTGTCCGTCGGCGCCTACGATCTCGTGAAGGAGGTGCTGGGCGAGGTCGGCGGCATCGACTTCTGGCAGGTGGCCATGCAGCCGGGACGGCCGCTGGCGGTGGGCCGCATCGGGCGCGCGCACTTCTTCGGCCTCCCCGGCAATCCCGTCGCCTCCATGCTCACCTTCCTGCTCTTCGTCCGGCCGGCGATCTTCACGCTGGCGGGGCGGCGGCGGGTCTTTCCCGAGACCTGGCCGGCGCGCGCGGCGGAGCCGATGCGGAAGAAGGTGGGCCGCCGCGAATTCAAGCGCGGCATCCTCCGCCTCGACCAGGGGTGCTGGGAGGTGCGCACCACCGGGCCCCAGGGCTCGGGGATCCTGAGCTCGATGGTCGCCGGCAACTGCCTCATCGTCCTCGAGGAGGAGCGCGGCGACGTGGCGGCGGGTGACACGGTCCTGATCGAGCCGTTCGGGTGGACGGATTGATGGCCGGAGCGCTCACCGTCGAGCTGATCGACGCCCTCAAGGA is drawn from Candidatus Methylomirabilota bacterium and contains these coding sequences:
- a CDS encoding SDR family NAD(P)-dependent oxidoreductase, giving the protein MILRDKVAVVTGAGRGIGREIALLMARLGALVVVNDIGGTESGQGGSPMPADEVVGEIKGAGGRAVANYDSVATMAGGQRIVETAVDAFGRVDIVVNNAGILRDRMVFNMTEEEWDGVIDTHLKGAFAVTRAATPRMREQRSGRIINMTSTSGLVGNVGQANYAAAKLGIVGLTKVTALDMARYNVTANCISPFAWTRMIGTIPTETEVQKARVEKIKKLSPAHIAPVAVFLASDHAKEITGQVFGVRGKEIMLFGHMRPIMRIHHAEGWTVERLADMFPGTLQHHLVPLETSGQYFNYDPLV
- a CDS encoding YihY/virulence factor BrkB family protein; protein product: MLGGLRGAVYRFYTNDGFFLAAGLAFFFLVCMIPVTLLGVSAVGFVLSTEDAAREVVGQLARNFPVYERELTRVLLRIVQTRTASGLVGTGILVLFSTSLFGAARLVMHRMLGLRGSHNALRNFFVDAGMVLLLAGLLFGATVATWMAQWFQTFVLEPIQTPSQWIHAVAIVVSVGFSALMFYLGYRFVPYRRVRVGAALAGAVLTSLLWEVAKQLFRLYIREVGLYDQIYGPLGVLGALVMFVYYSAVVFVFGAAYVAALDARRH
- a CDS encoding SDR family oxidoreductase, with the protein product MDLGLKGKAALVTAASKGMGKACALGLAAEGARVMMCARGDQDLKTAADEVRAKTGAEVLAMRADVTKAADVTALVARTTEAFGAVDILVANCGGPPRGGLADMTDEQWFGAFEVSLLSVVRLIREVVPSMRQRKWGRILTIQSVSVKQPVEGLLLSNAVRPGVAGLVKTLSADLGKDNILINTVCPGRIMTDRFLGGAKQAGLPTEEYVKKSSAEIPLRRIGSPEEFANVVVFLASERASYITGVTIQVDGGLVRGIL
- a CDS encoding dienelactone hydrolase family protein, encoding MLKAMLRPLMAALGACVLSAGCAASLVQFPNATPGALRPVPGWLSLPRGRGPFPAVVLLHGCHGVSASTHDWALWFRDRGYVALVVDSWAARGMSEGCSPESPDLPNTERFDDAVGALRFLHGLPSVDRNGVGVIGWSNGGVFAMALVNGPTHERAMRRGVTLPAPGFRAAVAVYPGGCPSLVKELAVRPLLVLLGDADDWTIPGPCLAMAEAMRARGADVAIVLYPGAVHYFDVEGQPRMFLPDVANDNKPSGCCGATVGYDRRAAADARRRVAEFFHHHLGGR
- a CDS encoding DNA polymerase domain-containing protein — encoded protein: METASFSPFLLAADAELLREGPGLVALNELAGSGALRWIARYRSWGGALAARDRCRERSGQLAFAPGAPYRFFPDPVHQYLLLTGRTSFGGLTFADLRRVALDIEVLTSEGFEFPNAARPGDRIVAIALADSTGFRHVIRGDRLDERELLQECVRLVRERDPDVIEGHNIFRFDLKYLEARAQRHGVVLAWGRDGSALGGRPSRLQIAERTIGYRRYEVAGRHIIDTWILAQLHDVGARDLPSFGLKEIARHLGVAAEDRTYVDPATISREFREAPDRLMAYALDDVVETLAVSAILSPPYFAQAQVVPFDYQSTVLRGAAAKIDALLLREYLHRGHAVPLPRPGGAVGGGLVAIFHQGVARPVLHVDVTSLYPSLMLAGGIAPQSDELGIFPDLLRYLTEFRVRAKRLAAGSADPGERGHLLALQQSFKILINAFYGYLAFAGGHFNDFEAANRVTAEGRATVSAIIERLAALGATVLEADTDGVYFTPPSGHAPADDEPLLEKIAGALGPGIHLELDGRYAAMFSYKLKTYALLDAQGRVNLKGSAFRSRGLEPFQRHLIEEVVRLLLIGRAAEVKAVVDRWMQDFAARRVPPRAFARTETLGETLEAYRERVRAGARNPSAAYELATAAGRAWQPGDQVSYYVAGRGAGVAVNECARLLAAWDPARRDENVEYYQAKVVEIWERFRPFVEHDGLRPPADDADASPQLTLF
- a CDS encoding RNA-binding protein, with translation MPAKLFVGNLSFQATEEDLRELFAQAGTVETVRIITDQFTGRPRGFGFVEMATKEEATKAIEMLNGRLFRDRNLVVDEARPQPQRGPGGGGGDRGGRGSRPGGGGGGWRR
- a CDS encoding alpha/beta fold hydrolase, with translation MPRLRANNVHLNYVEAGQGEPPLVLLHGVGGSHEMWQPVLPALSASRRVLAGDHRGHGGSDKPGGPYTVRLLADDWRAALGALGVQRADLLGLSLGGAVAMRLAADHPERVRKLVLVDTWGFPHPDFVGMMRERLALLERGDLRAYADAAIPQVYSDGYVREHPEAIEAYRARVARAEVASLRSAVGACVAHDMRGDLARVAAPTLVLVGRQDRLTPPYHSEYLARAIAGARLAVVDGCAHFPHLEAPETFLGAVGEFLQKG
- a CDS encoding DUF309 domain-containing protein produces the protein MIPTLPWRARNRLAETILQSLHDAEARHGLERLARGGAAESDWLGPDERGQARLLRLRAQRASEAVRALPLGPAGSRLDDALAAAATLFDAGLGFEVHELLEPHWTRATGDDREALQGLIQIAVGYQHLANGNASGARALLAEGGARLEGRRLGGLQLASFARAVRESIEGLPTLDPAAIPRFPRGRGRAR
- a CDS encoding RDD family protein — encoded protein: MNERAWSEPRPAGFWIRVVALLIDSIVFFLVLASLRFVAGRLGGRQTEEAIAVQVVAVAFAWLFTVLYTTVLHALGGQTVGKMAVGIRVVAIDGELLPVGGAFLRYLAYFVSSLPLGLGFVMAGLRRDKRALHDLIAGSRVERLPARALRRAPTPAGQSTPSGVL
- the glp gene encoding gephyrin-like molybdotransferase Glp, with the translated sequence MISVRDGQNRILAQVTQRTSPELVPLADARDRVLWEAARASFDVPPTDNSAVDGYAVSSADIPARDSRELIVVGDLPAGSVFDGVIPPGQAIRIMTGAPMPAGPDTVYPQESVERVGDRIRVPPIARGANVRRRGEDVASGTVVIEAGAVLRPQELGLLASLGQRQVLVSQPPRVALLSTGDEVAEPGAIRKPGQIYDANRFTLRGLSEQCGGVVTDLGIVPDQRDRLRARLLEAAEVADLVITSGGVSVGAYDLVKEVLGEVGGIDFWQVAMQPGRPLAVGRIGRAHFFGLPGNPVASMLTFLLFVRPAIFTLAGRRRVFPETWPARAAEPMRKKVGRREFKRGILRLDQGCWEVRTTGPQGSGILSSMVAGNCLIVLEEERGDVAAGDTVLIEPFGWTD